The proteins below are encoded in one region of Apium graveolens cultivar Ventura chromosome 4, ASM990537v1, whole genome shotgun sequence:
- the LOC141717624 gene encoding CBBY-like protein, with protein sequence MTSLIISPCSSSLTVISRAKSSDVLCKFKAQTKILSACFVKGTRKISLKSSERCIFYKSSVRNGVMCLAAAADASVLPAALLFDCDGVLVDTEKDGHRISFNDTFAEMELGVTWDVDLYGELLKIGGGKERMTAYFNKTTWPEKAPKSEEERKDFIASLHKRKTELFMVLIEKKLLPLRPGVAKLIDQAFAKGVKVAVCSTSNEKAVSAIVSFLLGPERAEKIQIFAGDVVPRKKPDPAIYILAASTLEVEPSSCVVVEDSAIGLAAAKAAGMKCIVTKSGYTADEDFLNADAVFDCIGDPPEERFDLAFCESLLEKQYVN encoded by the exons atgaCTTCACTTATCATATCTCCTTGTTCTTCATCACTCACTGTGATTTCCCGCGCAAAAAGTAGTGATGTTTTATGCAAATTCAAAGCTCAAACCAAGATTTTAAGTGCTTGTTTTGTAAAGGGTACTCGAAAAATAAGTTTAAAAAGTAGTGAAAGATGTATTTTTTACAAGAGTAGTGTGAGAAATGGAGTAATGTGCTTAGCTGCAGCTGCAGATGCTTCTGTGCTTCCTGCAGCTCTTTTATTTGATTGTGATGGTGTTCTTGTCGATACCGAAAAAGACGGGCATCGCATTTCTTTTAATGATACTTTTGCTGAG ATGGAATTGGGCGTTACATGGGATGTTGATTTGTATGGAGAGTTGCTCAAAATTGGCGGTGGTAAAGAAAG GATGACGGCATATTTTAATAAGACAACATGGCCAGAAAAGGCCCCAAAAAGTGAAGAAGAACGGAAGGATTTCATTGCTTCACTTCACAAGCGAAAGACAGAGCTGTTTATGGTCCTCATTGAGAAGAAGTTGCTCCCTCTTCGGCCTGGTGTTGCAAA ATTAATCGATCAGGCATTTGCGAAAGGAGTAAAAGTTGCTGTTTGCAGTACTTCTAATGAGAAGGCG GTGTCTGCTATAGTTTCATTTCTCTTGGGGCCTGAGAGAGCGGAAAAAATCCAGATATTCGCTGGGGATGTGGTTCCTCGTAAAAAGCCTGATCCA GCTATTTACATCTTAGCAGCCAGCACTCTTGAGGTTGAACCATCAAG CTGTGTTGTTGTTGAAGATAGTGCCATTGGTCTTGCAGCTGCCAAAGCCGCTGGAATGAAGTGTATTGTAACAAAGAGCGG TTACACAGCAGACGAGGACTTTTTAAATGCGGATGCAGTTTTCGATTGCATTGGGGATCCTCCAGAAGAAAGGTTCGACCTGGCATTCTGTGAGAGCCTCCTTGAGAAGCAGTATGTTAATTAG
- the LOC141717625 gene encoding uncharacterized protein LOC141717625 isoform X1, whose amino-acid sequence MSKMSLVGAVKSESTISGMSSGETSKTRPSKVVVIADLNVDPSETDDALPDSLSRFGNDEISENRSIGLSRDMMDIPEAEGKQFKKLGKCRSRLNKVDFSLDCGMEVDADQNGQGTPSSREEKVSSLRTGLVLVARKMPKNAHAHFIMGLMYQRMGQPEKSVLAYEKAEEILLRSEEEIDRPELLSLVQVHHAQCLLLKSSEDYSSGKELGAKELDEVIKNLKESMKSDIKQASVWNTLGMILLKSGRLKNAISVFSSLLDVAPDNLDCLGNLGIAHLQSGDLELAGKCFQEVILKDQNHPASLINYAAFILCKYGAVIAGAGASADNGASRDQVTAVNVAKECLLAAVKADPKAAHIWTNLANAYYITGDYRSSSKCLEKAGKLESNCLATRYAVAVHRIRDAERSQNPNEQLSWAGNEMASILREGDSLSIEAPLAWAGLAMVHKAQHEIAAGFDIEQHELVEVEERALYSLKQAIAEGPDDAVQWHQLGLHNLCTQQFQASQKYLKAAVARFRECSYAWSNLGIALQLSEETASQAEEVYKRALSLTSQQAHVIFSNLGNLYRQQKQFESAKAMFTKSLKLQPGYAPAYNNLGLVFVAEGRWEEAKYCFDKALQGDPLLDAARSNIIKVTAMTRGS is encoded by the exons ATGAGCAAGATGTCACTCGTCGGCGCCGTGAAATCTGAATCAACTATTTCCGGCATGTCTTCCGGCGAGACTTCAAAAACAAGGCCGTCAAAAGTAGTCGTGATTGCTGATCTCAACGTTGACCCCTCCGAAACTGACGACGCCTTGCCTGATTCTCTCTCCAG GTTCGGTAATGATGAGATTAGTGAAAATAGAAGTATTGGATTGAGTAGAGATATGATGGATATACCCGAGGCTGAAGGGAAACAATTCAAGAAGTTGGGGAAATGTCGGTCAAGACTAAACAAGGTTGATTTTTCGCTTGATTGTGGTATGGAAGTAGATGCTGATCAGAACGGGCAGGGCACACCTTCCTCTCGTGAGGAGAAAGTTAGTAGCCTTAGAACT GGCTTGGTGCTTGTTGCACGGAAGATGCCCAAAAATGCTCATGCACATTTCATCATGGGCTTAATGTATCAAAGAATGGGTCAACCAGAAAAG TCAGTCTTGGCTTACGAGAAGGCAGAGGAGATCTTACTTCGATCAGAAGAAGAAATCGACAGGCCTGAACTGCTTTCTCTGGTTCAGGTTCATCACGCCCAG TGTCTTCTGCTTAAAAGTTCGGAGGACTATAGTTCAGGCAAAGAACTGGGAGCCAAAGAGCTGGATGAAGTGATCAAAAATTTAAAAGAATCGATGAAATCGGATATTAAACAAGCATCTGTTTGGAATACTCTAGGCATGATTCTTCTTAAATCTGGACGGTTAAAG AATGCTATATCAGTTTTTTCATCATTGCTGGATGTTGCACCTGATAATTTGGATTGCCTAGGAAACCTTGGAATTGCTCATCTTCAAAG TGGGGATCTGGAGCTGGCTGGAAAATGTTTCCAGGAGGTGATTTTAAAAGACCAAAACCATCCGGCCTCTTTAATCAACTATGCTGCCTTCATTTTATGTAAGTACGGCGCAGTTATTGCAG GCGCAGGTGCAAGTGCTGATAATGGGGCTTCTAGAGATCAGGTCACAGCAGTTAATGTTGCAAAGGAATGTCTGCTAGCAGCCGTTAAAGCAGATCCTAAGGCAGCTCATATATGGACAAATCTTGCTAATGCATACTATATAACTGGTGATTATAGAAGTTCCAGCAAGTGCTTGGAGAAG GCCGGAAAACTGGAGTCCAATTGTTTGGCTACACGTTATGCTGTGGCAGTTCACCGTATCAGGGACGCAGAAAGGTCCCAAAATCCTAATGAACAGCTGTCCTGGGCGGGGAATGAAATGGCTTCAATACTTAGAGAAGGGGATTCACTTTCAATTGAGGCTCCTCTGGCATGGGCAGGGCTTGCCATGGTTCACAAGGCCCAACATGAGATTGCAGCAGGATTTGATATTGAACAACATGAACTGGTTGAGGTTGAAGAGCGTGCTCTATACAGTCTGAAACAg GCAATAGCAGAGGGACCAGACGATGCTGTACAATGGCACCAACTAGGTCTTCATAATCTCTGTACCCAACAATTTCAAGCTTCACAAAAATACCTGAAGGCTGCAGTTGCCCGTTTCAGAGAATGCAGCTATGCATGGTCAAATCTTG GTATAGCTCTGCAGCTGTCTGAGGAGACGGCTTCACAAGCTGAAGAAGTATACAAGAGAGCCTTGTCATTGACGAGTCAACAAGCACATGTCATATTTTCTAACCTTGGGAATTTGTACAGGCAGCAAAAACAATTTGAATCTGCAAAGGCAATGTTCACAAAGTCACTTAAACTGCAACCTGGTTATGCTCCTGCATATAACAATCTAGGTCTTGTTTTTGTTGCTGAGGGTCGGTGGGAAGAGGCAAAGTACTGCTTCGACAAGGCTCTGCAGGGGGATCCACTGTTGGATGCTGCCAGGTCTAACATTATTAAAGTAACAGCGATGACCAGAGGCTCTTGA
- the LOC141717625 gene encoding uncharacterized protein LOC141717625 isoform X2: MSKMSLVGAVKSESTISGMSSGETSKTRPSKVVVIADLNVDPSETDDALPDSLSRFGNDEISENRSIGLSRDMMDIPEAEGKQFKKLGKCRSRLNKVDFSLDCGMEVDADQNGQGTPSSREEKVSSLRTGLVLVARKMPKNAHAHFIMGLMYQRMGQPEKSVLAYEKAEEILLRSEEEIDRPELLSLVQVHHAQCLLLKSSEDYSSGKELGAKELDEVIKNLKESMKSDIKQASVWNTLGMILLKSGRLKNAISVFSSLLDVAPDNLDCLGNLGIAHLQSGDLELAGKCFQEVILKDQNHPASLINYAAFILCAGASADNGASRDQVTAVNVAKECLLAAVKADPKAAHIWTNLANAYYITGDYRSSSKCLEKAGKLESNCLATRYAVAVHRIRDAERSQNPNEQLSWAGNEMASILREGDSLSIEAPLAWAGLAMVHKAQHEIAAGFDIEQHELVEVEERALYSLKQAIAEGPDDAVQWHQLGLHNLCTQQFQASQKYLKAAVARFRECSYAWSNLGIALQLSEETASQAEEVYKRALSLTSQQAHVIFSNLGNLYRQQKQFESAKAMFTKSLKLQPGYAPAYNNLGLVFVAEGRWEEAKYCFDKALQGDPLLDAARSNIIKVTAMTRGS; this comes from the exons ATGAGCAAGATGTCACTCGTCGGCGCCGTGAAATCTGAATCAACTATTTCCGGCATGTCTTCCGGCGAGACTTCAAAAACAAGGCCGTCAAAAGTAGTCGTGATTGCTGATCTCAACGTTGACCCCTCCGAAACTGACGACGCCTTGCCTGATTCTCTCTCCAG GTTCGGTAATGATGAGATTAGTGAAAATAGAAGTATTGGATTGAGTAGAGATATGATGGATATACCCGAGGCTGAAGGGAAACAATTCAAGAAGTTGGGGAAATGTCGGTCAAGACTAAACAAGGTTGATTTTTCGCTTGATTGTGGTATGGAAGTAGATGCTGATCAGAACGGGCAGGGCACACCTTCCTCTCGTGAGGAGAAAGTTAGTAGCCTTAGAACT GGCTTGGTGCTTGTTGCACGGAAGATGCCCAAAAATGCTCATGCACATTTCATCATGGGCTTAATGTATCAAAGAATGGGTCAACCAGAAAAG TCAGTCTTGGCTTACGAGAAGGCAGAGGAGATCTTACTTCGATCAGAAGAAGAAATCGACAGGCCTGAACTGCTTTCTCTGGTTCAGGTTCATCACGCCCAG TGTCTTCTGCTTAAAAGTTCGGAGGACTATAGTTCAGGCAAAGAACTGGGAGCCAAAGAGCTGGATGAAGTGATCAAAAATTTAAAAGAATCGATGAAATCGGATATTAAACAAGCATCTGTTTGGAATACTCTAGGCATGATTCTTCTTAAATCTGGACGGTTAAAG AATGCTATATCAGTTTTTTCATCATTGCTGGATGTTGCACCTGATAATTTGGATTGCCTAGGAAACCTTGGAATTGCTCATCTTCAAAG TGGGGATCTGGAGCTGGCTGGAAAATGTTTCCAGGAGGTGATTTTAAAAGACCAAAACCATCCGGCCTCTTTAATCAACTATGCTGCCTTCATTTTAT GCGCAGGTGCAAGTGCTGATAATGGGGCTTCTAGAGATCAGGTCACAGCAGTTAATGTTGCAAAGGAATGTCTGCTAGCAGCCGTTAAAGCAGATCCTAAGGCAGCTCATATATGGACAAATCTTGCTAATGCATACTATATAACTGGTGATTATAGAAGTTCCAGCAAGTGCTTGGAGAAG GCCGGAAAACTGGAGTCCAATTGTTTGGCTACACGTTATGCTGTGGCAGTTCACCGTATCAGGGACGCAGAAAGGTCCCAAAATCCTAATGAACAGCTGTCCTGGGCGGGGAATGAAATGGCTTCAATACTTAGAGAAGGGGATTCACTTTCAATTGAGGCTCCTCTGGCATGGGCAGGGCTTGCCATGGTTCACAAGGCCCAACATGAGATTGCAGCAGGATTTGATATTGAACAACATGAACTGGTTGAGGTTGAAGAGCGTGCTCTATACAGTCTGAAACAg GCAATAGCAGAGGGACCAGACGATGCTGTACAATGGCACCAACTAGGTCTTCATAATCTCTGTACCCAACAATTTCAAGCTTCACAAAAATACCTGAAGGCTGCAGTTGCCCGTTTCAGAGAATGCAGCTATGCATGGTCAAATCTTG GTATAGCTCTGCAGCTGTCTGAGGAGACGGCTTCACAAGCTGAAGAAGTATACAAGAGAGCCTTGTCATTGACGAGTCAACAAGCACATGTCATATTTTCTAACCTTGGGAATTTGTACAGGCAGCAAAAACAATTTGAATCTGCAAAGGCAATGTTCACAAAGTCACTTAAACTGCAACCTGGTTATGCTCCTGCATATAACAATCTAGGTCTTGTTTTTGTTGCTGAGGGTCGGTGGGAAGAGGCAAAGTACTGCTTCGACAAGGCTCTGCAGGGGGATCCACTGTTGGATGCTGCCAGGTCTAACATTATTAAAGTAACAGCGATGACCAGAGGCTCTTGA